The proteins below are encoded in one region of Bosea sp. BIWAKO-01:
- a CDS encoding porin, producing the protein MKLVKSLLLGSAAGFAAVAGAQAADLPSRKAAPVEYVRVCTAYGSGFFYIPGTDSCLRIGGRLRAEYTFGERWGDLQDSYGTRARGRLNIDLRTATAYGTLRTFIRYDVTVSTGPYGYGALNSGAIFANGAAGANSNSTGISLDKGFIQFGPITAGRAQSFFDFYANDLGFSSLRGSDNSPNLLAYTATFGSGFSATISLEDRLAGRNAVVRNALAFNGAAPVLEGSEYPDLVGALNVTQGWGSAQLSGAIGQRNVASFAPGTIGNVNAIRGGDETAWAIQGGLKFNLPMLAAGDVLWLQAAYAEGMGSYLGYGGNYGYGRLGFLAAADIVIDQTTGRSKLTKGFALTAGLKHYWTPTIRSEIYGSYSELDMGASIQNGLFAQQGNVPVKLSPKEFIIGTNLVWTPVSGLDIGVEVLYSKVELKNRIGQVDNFGVRNGNLLIKSDDALTGRLRIQRDF; encoded by the coding sequence ATGAAGCTCGTTAAGAGCCTCCTCCTCGGTTCTGCCGCCGGCTTCGCCGCGGTCGCCGGGGCTCAGGCCGCCGATCTTCCCTCGCGGAAGGCCGCTCCGGTCGAATACGTTCGCGTCTGCACCGCCTATGGCAGCGGCTTCTTCTACATCCCGGGCACCGATAGCTGCCTTCGCATCGGCGGCCGTCTCCGCGCTGAGTACACCTTCGGCGAGCGTTGGGGCGACCTGCAGGATTCGTACGGCACCCGCGCTCGCGGTCGTCTGAACATCGACCTGCGCACCGCCACCGCTTACGGCACCCTGCGCACCTTCATCCGCTATGACGTGACGGTTTCGACCGGCCCGTACGGCTACGGCGCGCTGAACTCCGGCGCGATCTTCGCGAACGGCGCTGCTGGCGCCAACAGCAACTCGACCGGCATCAGCCTCGACAAGGGCTTCATCCAGTTCGGACCGATCACCGCTGGTCGCGCGCAGTCGTTCTTCGACTTCTACGCCAACGACCTCGGCTTCAGCTCGCTGCGCGGCTCGGACAACAGCCCGAACCTGTTGGCCTACACCGCGACCTTCGGCTCGGGCTTCTCGGCGACGATCTCGCTCGAAGACCGCCTGGCCGGCCGTAACGCGGTCGTCCGCAACGCTCTCGCCTTCAACGGCGCTGCTCCTGTCCTCGAGGGCAGCGAGTATCCGGACCTCGTCGGTGCGTTGAACGTGACCCAGGGCTGGGGCTCCGCTCAGCTGTCGGGTGCTATCGGTCAGCGTAACGTTGCCAGCTTCGCGCCTGGTACCATTGGCAATGTCAACGCTATTCGTGGCGGCGACGAGACCGCTTGGGCCATCCAGGGCGGTCTGAAGTTCAACCTGCCGATGCTCGCCGCTGGCGACGTCCTGTGGTTGCAGGCAGCTTACGCTGAGGGCATGGGCTCCTACCTCGGCTACGGCGGCAACTATGGCTACGGCCGTCTCGGCTTCCTCGCCGCTGCGGACATCGTCATCGACCAGACCACTGGTCGTTCGAAGCTGACGAAGGGCTTCGCCCTCACCGCTGGCCTGAAGCACTACTGGACCCCGACCATCCGTTCGGAAATCTATGGTTCGTACTCTGAACTTGACATGGGCGCCTCGATCCAGAACGGCCTCTTCGCCCAGCAGGGGAACGTTCCGGTCAAGCTGAGCCCGAAGGAGTTCATCATCGGCACCAACCTCGTCTGGACCCCGGTTTCGGGTCTCGATATCGGCGTGGAAGTTCTCTACTCCAAGGTTGAGCTGAAGAACCGCATCGGTCAGGTCGACAACTTCGGCGTCCGCAACGGCAACCTGCTGATCAAGAGCGACGACGCCCTCACCGGCCGTCTGCGCATCCAGCGCGACTTCTGA
- a CDS encoding alpha/beta fold hydrolase, translating to MDSDSGFRSFFISARDGLKLHARDYGPLASHALPVICLPGLARTAADFHELATALAQDEAKPRRVLALDYRGRGRSDYDRNWANYDIRVELDDLMQLLTAAGIEAAVFVGTSRGGLLTMALAAARPAMIKGVVLNDVGPVIDARGLLRIRGYVGKLPSPRSFVEGAEILKRLSDQQFPAFGEREWETMARRTWTERDGHLVTDYDPNLMKILEELDLEAPLPLLWTYFAGLNAVPILAIRGANSDLLSEETLREMGERHPDCEIFVAPGQGHAPLLGSKDMVRRIGKLIGKAEKRAA from the coding sequence ATGGATTCTGATAGCGGTTTCCGCTCCTTCTTTATCAGTGCCCGCGACGGCCTGAAGCTCCACGCCCGCGATTACGGCCCCCTCGCCTCGCACGCCCTGCCGGTGATCTGCCTGCCGGGGCTGGCGCGAACGGCTGCCGACTTCCACGAACTGGCGACGGCGCTCGCCCAGGATGAAGCCAAGCCACGGCGTGTCCTGGCGCTCGATTACCGCGGGCGCGGGCGCTCCGACTACGACAGGAACTGGGCCAATTACGATATTCGCGTCGAGCTCGACGACCTGATGCAGCTGCTCACGGCGGCCGGTATCGAGGCCGCCGTGTTCGTCGGAACCTCGCGCGGCGGCCTGCTGACGATGGCGCTGGCTGCGGCGCGCCCGGCCATGATCAAGGGCGTCGTCCTGAACGATGTCGGCCCGGTGATCGATGCGCGCGGATTGCTGCGGATCCGCGGCTATGTCGGCAAGCTGCCAAGCCCGCGCAGCTTTGTCGAAGGCGCCGAAATCCTCAAACGCCTGTCTGATCAGCAATTCCCCGCTTTCGGCGAAAGGGAATGGGAGACAATGGCGCGACGGACCTGGACCGAGCGCGATGGACATCTCGTCACCGATTACGACCCCAATCTGATGAAGATCCTGGAGGAGCTCGACCTCGAGGCCCCGCTGCCCCTGCTCTGGACCTATTTCGCCGGGCTGAACGCCGTGCCGATTCTGGCGATCCGTGGCGCCAATTCCGATCTTCTCTCGGAGGAGACGCTGCGCGAGATGGGAGAGCGCCATCCCGATTGCGAGATCTTCGTCGCACCGGGACAGGGCCATGCGCCCCTGCTTGGATCGAAGGACATGGTGCGGCGCATCGGCAAGCTGATCGGCAAGGCGGAAAAGCGCGCCGCCTGA
- a CDS encoding OmpA family protein has translation MAQPANWLWGLVPLALLWSAGNFYLDDAVQDDVSRRAIAVATQVAGEAPGARPVMALVAGRDVLIGGEALSADGAAKAMVQLRGEFGIRRALGGLSQVVAQKPYSWSATRERDAVTLSGFVPDEATATANIAAASAAVPGLRVDDRQMLAFGAPAGFAAVTQKILGELSGLSSGKVALDDTRFCIEGKATTPERFLALRETTGSLGQGAFTPVECSLEPPTITPYRWAVEKSADGGVGVTGFYPSDDARQQISAALRKSFPEPARIDDQSKPALGEPGAFLAKVTRAIGDLARLRSGKAELDAGSYRLSGDGPEDFESCQALQLLIAQTDGPDSVAQANIICPPAPPPMPPLPDIPPLFVPAEPPAPSEPSTPPASQRGELPTPGSSHASAGEVKAPIPVLALPERTVPLQWRAEKTEQGVVLSGLVPDEAARQGVLQSAGRGATAGRVTDRMTGEAKLRDAPDFGTATGFLLDLLAKMSGGVVSIEGTQASLSGAIADEEAWRAIEAALRQQPLPGGLTGAPELAGLGLRPYGLTISADRSGVGLSGYLPDEQTRSALLALLDGSPLQGKILDETRILPGAPVGFGGAARVAVTDLLRLDLGTARLVDNRVELQGLTCRELIKGEVETSAASGLPAGFSGQAEIGLRQTGCVTEPPNTCQNDLDALTKRQSVLFGQGTAMVVLDATTERAVAEASAILKQCPDVRVTVEGHANLDGERRGFDNVDLSNRRARRVLDELVMRGISAARLEPKGFGAQRPLVPHDEPEAKAMNRRVQFTVEK, from the coding sequence ATGGCGCAGCCGGCAAACTGGTTATGGGGGCTCGTGCCGCTGGCGCTGCTCTGGAGCGCCGGTAATTTCTATCTCGACGATGCGGTCCAGGACGATGTCAGCCGCCGCGCCATAGCGGTGGCGACTCAGGTTGCGGGCGAGGCGCCTGGCGCAAGACCTGTCATGGCGCTGGTTGCCGGGCGCGACGTGCTGATCGGGGGGGAGGCCCTTTCGGCCGATGGCGCGGCCAAGGCCATGGTGCAGTTGCGCGGTGAATTCGGCATTCGCCGGGCGCTCGGGGGCCTGTCCCAGGTCGTCGCGCAGAAGCCCTATAGCTGGTCGGCGACGCGCGAGCGCGATGCGGTGACGCTGAGCGGCTTCGTTCCCGACGAGGCGACGGCGACTGCCAATATTGCTGCGGCGAGTGCGGCCGTGCCGGGACTGCGCGTCGACGATCGCCAGATGCTCGCATTCGGCGCGCCCGCCGGTTTTGCCGCCGTGACGCAGAAGATCCTCGGCGAGCTGTCCGGACTCTCGAGCGGCAAGGTGGCGCTGGACGACACGCGTTTCTGCATCGAGGGCAAGGCGACGACGCCGGAGCGCTTCCTTGCGTTGCGCGAGACCACCGGATCCCTCGGGCAGGGGGCATTCACGCCAGTCGAGTGCAGCCTCGAGCCGCCGACGATCACGCCCTATCGCTGGGCTGTGGAGAAGAGCGCGGATGGTGGGGTGGGCGTCACCGGTTTCTACCCGTCGGATGACGCCAGGCAACAGATTTCAGCGGCCTTGCGAAAGAGCTTTCCCGAGCCCGCCCGCATCGACGATCAAAGCAAGCCGGCCCTGGGCGAGCCGGGCGCTTTCCTGGCCAAGGTCACGCGCGCCATTGGCGATCTTGCCCGGCTCCGCAGCGGCAAGGCCGAGCTCGATGCCGGGAGCTACAGGCTGTCTGGAGACGGGCCCGAGGATTTTGAATCCTGCCAGGCCTTGCAACTGCTGATCGCACAGACCGACGGGCCGGATTCGGTTGCGCAGGCCAATATCATCTGCCCGCCGGCGCCTCCGCCCATGCCTCCCCTGCCGGACATTCCTCCACTCTTCGTCCCGGCAGAGCCTCCAGCGCCTTCGGAGCCTTCAACGCCCCCTGCGTCTCAGCGCGGTGAATTGCCAACACCCGGCAGCTCGCACGCCAGTGCCGGTGAGGTGAAGGCGCCCATCCCGGTCCTCGCTCTGCCCGAGCGCACGGTTCCTCTGCAATGGCGGGCGGAGAAGACCGAGCAGGGCGTCGTGCTGAGCGGCCTCGTTCCCGACGAGGCGGCGAGGCAGGGAGTGCTGCAATCTGCTGGCCGGGGGGCGACGGCCGGCCGGGTCACCGATCGCATGACGGGCGAAGCGAAGCTGCGCGATGCTCCCGATTTTGGAACGGCGACCGGCTTCCTGCTGGATCTGCTGGCTAAGATGAGCGGCGGCGTGGTTTCCATCGAGGGAACGCAGGCATCTCTGTCCGGTGCCATTGCCGATGAAGAGGCCTGGCGCGCGATCGAGGCGGCGCTCCGGCAGCAGCCCCTGCCGGGAGGCCTCACCGGCGCGCCGGAGCTGGCCGGCCTTGGCCTGCGCCCCTATGGACTTACGATTTCGGCGGATCGCTCTGGCGTTGGCCTGTCCGGCTATTTGCCTGATGAACAGACGCGCTCGGCGCTTCTGGCATTGCTGGATGGCTCGCCCTTGCAGGGCAAGATTCTGGACGAGACCCGCATCCTGCCAGGCGCGCCCGTCGGTTTTGGAGGCGCGGCGCGCGTCGCGGTGACGGATCTGCTCAGGCTGGATCTCGGCACCGCGCGCCTGGTCGATAACAGGGTCGAGCTCCAGGGGTTGACCTGCCGCGAGCTGATCAAGGGCGAGGTCGAGACCAGCGCCGCGAGCGGGCTGCCTGCGGGCTTTTCAGGCCAGGCGGAGATCGGCTTGCGCCAGACCGGCTGCGTGACGGAACCGCCCAACACGTGCCAGAACGACCTCGATGCCCTGACCAAGCGCCAGTCCGTGCTGTTCGGCCAGGGCACAGCCATGGTCGTGCTCGATGCGACCACGGAACGGGCCGTGGCGGAAGCATCCGCGATCCTCAAGCAATGCCCGGATGTGCGCGTCACGGTCGAGGGGCATGCCAATCTCGATGGCGAGCGGCGCGGGTTCGACAATGTCGATCTTTCGAACCGGCGCGCTCGGCGCGTGCTTGATGAGTTGGTCATGCGCGGCATCAGTGCTGCCCGGCTCGAACCGAAGGGCTTTGGCGCGCAACGACCGCTCGTTCCCCATGACGAGCCGGAGGCGAAGGCGATGAACCGTCGCGTCCAGTTCACGGTCGAGAAGTAG
- a CDS encoding lytic transglycosylase domain-containing protein: MVRLPASRRLLSWAVPALLVTASAQATNDADHVLQRDRVAAIADPSTTAALLRSPDEPLSAGAPANQGALKTAVEAYRRGAVAEGDALASAFDDRATRAMLEWAAIRYGGSTVGFARINAFLEAYPNYPATSLFRRRAEAALIAEKKSVTVIRAFFHAQRPVSPVGRVALAMALKADGKPDDAMVLIRETWRRDNLGQPLEAIVLNSFGDRLTATDHRLRTERYLFEENNAAALRNAARVSADYVLLAKARLASAQSKGTIAPALIAAVPASLRNDVSFAFLQAQQARRANKAGEAAQILAKVPRDPALLGDGDEWWTERRLIARKLLDEGDAAKAYEVAAGHGAEGAAERIDAEWHAGWIALRFRDQPGLALAHFDEAAKWAETPVSASRVAYWQGRAAEAIGLTERAQEAYERAAAHPVAYYGQLARAKLGLPDLPIRTTESAALEHLPGHQGVRLLYQIGARDLAATMLVDLSQRLHTTTALEAVAAIASREGDVRTLLTIGKTALQRGFPLDTAAFPTSGVPDFPVLGDPMERAIVHAIARQESAFDPNAVSHAGARGLMQMMPATARETARRANMPFDLPRLGSDALYSAQMGAAHLNDLIREWRGSYILSFAAYNAGSGNVKRWIDAYGDPRKRDVDAVDWVERISIYETRNYVQRVMENLQVYRQRLNQRTAYLIDYDLKRTWTRD; this comes from the coding sequence ATGGTACGGCTGCCTGCCTCTCGACGGCTCCTTTCATGGGCCGTGCCTGCGCTCCTTGTGACTGCGAGCGCCCAAGCGACCAACGACGCCGACCATGTCCTGCAGCGGGACCGTGTTGCGGCCATTGCCGATCCCTCGACGACGGCTGCGCTCCTGCGCTCGCCCGACGAGCCGTTGAGCGCCGGCGCGCCAGCCAATCAGGGCGCCCTCAAGACTGCGGTCGAGGCCTACCGTCGTGGCGCTGTGGCCGAGGGCGATGCCCTCGCCTCGGCCTTCGACGACCGTGCGACGCGCGCCATGCTCGAATGGGCCGCGATCCGCTACGGCGGCAGCACGGTGGGCTTTGCCCGCATCAACGCATTTCTGGAGGCCTATCCGAACTATCCCGCGACGTCATTGTTTCGCCGCCGCGCAGAGGCCGCGCTGATTGCAGAGAAGAAGAGCGTGACCGTGATCCGGGCCTTCTTCCATGCGCAGCGACCGGTCAGCCCGGTCGGCCGCGTGGCGCTCGCCATGGCCCTGAAAGCGGACGGCAAGCCCGACGATGCGATGGTGCTGATCCGCGAGACCTGGCGGCGTGACAATCTTGGCCAGCCGCTGGAAGCGATCGTCCTGAACAGCTTCGGCGACCGGCTGACGGCGACCGACCATCGCTTGCGCACGGAACGCTATCTCTTTGAGGAGAACAATGCGGCGGCGCTGCGCAATGCCGCGCGCGTCTCCGCCGATTATGTCCTGCTCGCCAAGGCGCGGCTCGCCAGCGCGCAGTCCAAGGGCACGATCGCGCCCGCGCTGATAGCGGCCGTGCCGGCGTCGCTCCGAAACGATGTCTCCTTCGCCTTTCTGCAGGCGCAGCAGGCCCGGCGCGCCAACAAGGCCGGCGAAGCCGCGCAAATTCTCGCCAAGGTGCCGCGCGACCCGGCCCTGCTCGGCGATGGCGACGAATGGTGGACGGAACGTCGCCTGATCGCCCGGAAGCTTCTCGACGAAGGCGATGCCGCCAAGGCCTATGAGGTCGCAGCCGGTCATGGCGCCGAAGGCGCCGCCGAGCGCATCGACGCGGAATGGCACGCAGGCTGGATCGCGCTGCGGTTCCGGGACCAGCCCGGATTGGCTCTCGCCCATTTCGACGAGGCAGCCAAATGGGCGGAAACGCCGGTCTCGGCCTCGCGCGTCGCCTATTGGCAAGGCCGCGCTGCCGAAGCGATCGGGCTGACCGAGCGCGCCCAGGAAGCCTATGAGCGCGCGGCAGCTCATCCGGTCGCCTATTACGGTCAGCTTGCCCGGGCCAAGCTCGGCCTGCCGGACCTGCCGATCCGCACAACGGAATCGGCGGCGCTTGAACATCTGCCCGGCCATCAGGGTGTGCGCCTGCTCTACCAGATCGGCGCGCGCGACCTTGCCGCCACCATGCTGGTCGACCTGTCGCAGCGCCTGCATACGACGACCGCGCTGGAAGCCGTGGCCGCGATCGCCAGCCGTGAAGGCGATGTCAGGACCCTGCTGACGATCGGCAAGACCGCCCTGCAGCGGGGCTTCCCGCTCGACACGGCCGCATTCCCCACCTCCGGCGTGCCGGACTTCCCGGTGCTGGGCGACCCCATGGAACGGGCGATCGTCCACGCCATCGCCCGGCAGGAAAGCGCCTTTGATCCCAATGCGGTCTCGCATGCCGGCGCACGCGGGCTGATGCAGATGATGCCGGCGACGGCCCGCGAGACGGCACGACGCGCCAATATGCCGTTCGACCTTCCGCGGCTCGGCAGCGACGCGCTCTATTCGGCACAGATGGGCGCCGCCCATCTCAATGACCTCATCCGGGAATGGCGCGGTTCCTACATCCTGAGCTTCGCTGCCTATAATGCCGGTTCCGGCAATGTGAAGCGCTGGATCGACGCCTATGGCGATCCCCGCAAGCGCGATGTCGATGCCGTCGACTGGGTCGAGCGCATCTCGATCTACGAGACCCGCAACTACGTCCAGCGCGTGATGGAGAATCTGCAGGTCTATCGGCAGAGGCTGAACCAGCGTACCGCCTATCTGATCGATTACGACCTGAAGCGGACCTGGACGAGGGATTAG
- a CDS encoding translocation/assembly module TamB domain-containing protein, which produces MRNRLTLSRLALLALLLVAGLVVSARFGGFAQNAQNDRGVLADLISRALSTPNSQVSIGAVDGALSSDATIRDVVLSDRDGAWLRVDRVRLIWTRTALLLGRLEVDRLEIGKLEILRKPIADPAAAPTSDQPLLPELPVKVNITAFQLNELSLGAPIVGVPARLGATGAASLGAPSEGLSLRLEARRLDAPGEYTLRLGFVPQTTRLQIAGKVDEPQGGLIARVADLPDQPPVKLDLNGDGPLDAFRSTLTFTAGPTIGAQGSANLSRVGTGRDLALALDARIEGLMPAPAAPIFAGSTRLDGTVGFVDDGAVDLRNIALVSALARLDVAGRYGADKNLDIRVTAAAVPNANGRTVAAGSEIGKLALDATVNGPVNGPRVVASLDAQDLRLPAGRLGKLVAKFTATPNGSIGNADTRIALVSDGEATGVALADPKIARVVGERIIFTLRGTGRGEGSVDFETLRLAMSGVELDYKGQLGKARILGQARAVLPDLSRLSGLAGRKLSGKAQLGADLDAVPRQNIYSASLDGRGEQIGTGEPALDRLLAGNLTLAGRVGTLADGGVNVSGLRLAGQHVAFTADGGIGRERSDLRAAISLPDLKRADPRLSGKGEVTAQLTGPQNKLDASARIAVTNASALGRPIPRLSIDAAIRDLQGALETRATLAGEIEGKPATGTLQFARLPDDAWDLSKLDLAIGSVKLTGAVTLDQARRAAGRLTLAARNLDDLSALALTRLGGQLDADLTLALVEGRQNLDLKAKGTRINAAGVSLDKLDASVGATDLHGRPAIDAAIAIDRAVISGEAINAIRFDSKGGRDASAFTLSANARGFTLNGAGQLVPGDPLRLDIASFDARREGKRITLANPASLSFPTGGVEISKLVLAIDAGRLSLDGRAGETLDLRVNAKDIPLSAVKLVAPKLDLSGTLNAEAQISGKPDDLAGPWQIRIARLVTPETRSAGLPPVEISGNGQFSGRQTSVEATLTAGRGANLAVRGTAPLSASGALALSVQGKLDAALANALLAAQGQRLTGAVTLDLRAGGTAAAPELHGIATLANGSFTDALQGVRLTGIEARIAANGDNLRIERAVARAANGGTLSASGQVRVDPAAGFPGEIRIEGRRAQLVSNGIVTSVADLNLAIAGPLAQRPRVDGRVDIISLDVAVPDRLPASLRPVDGIRHVNAKGAAAVRLAAQRKAVRNAGRGGRAAPAFDAALAVTISAPNRVFIRGRGIDAELGGELRVGGTLSAPVLDGGFDLRRGRLSVASQRLDFSRGRLTFTGGVIPELDFVAETRASDVTARILVTGPADQPVFAFTSQPELPQDEVLSRLLFARASGSLSPFQALQLAQTAAQFAGTGGDDAFEKLRKSLGVDNLDIQMGAGGPTVGVSRYIGDNVSIGIKAGAKPEDSGISIGIDVTKRLRIQAESGADGSAAVGVGAEWEY; this is translated from the coding sequence ATGCGCAACCGGCTTACCCTTTCGCGCCTGGCGCTTCTCGCCCTGCTGCTGGTCGCGGGGCTGGTCGTCTCGGCGCGCTTCGGCGGCTTTGCCCAGAATGCCCAGAATGATCGCGGGGTTCTGGCCGACCTGATCTCGCGCGCGTTGTCGACACCGAACAGCCAGGTCTCGATTGGTGCGGTCGACGGCGCGCTGTCGTCAGACGCGACGATCCGCGATGTGGTTCTCTCCGATCGTGACGGTGCCTGGCTGAGGGTCGACCGCGTGCGGCTGATCTGGACGCGAACGGCTCTGCTGCTCGGCAGGCTCGAGGTCGACCGGCTCGAGATCGGCAAGCTCGAAATTTTGCGCAAGCCGATCGCCGATCCAGCCGCAGCGCCGACCAGCGACCAGCCGCTCCTGCCGGAATTGCCGGTCAAGGTGAACATCACCGCCTTCCAGCTCAACGAGTTGTCGCTGGGCGCCCCGATCGTCGGCGTGCCGGCCCGGCTGGGCGCAACCGGGGCAGCATCGCTGGGCGCTCCATCCGAGGGGCTGTCGCTGCGTCTCGAGGCGCGCCGTCTCGACGCGCCGGGCGAGTACACGCTCAGGCTCGGTTTCGTGCCGCAGACCACTCGCCTGCAGATCGCCGGCAAGGTCGACGAGCCGCAGGGTGGCCTGATCGCGCGTGTCGCCGATCTTCCGGACCAGCCCCCGGTCAAGCTCGACCTCAATGGCGATGGCCCGCTCGACGCCTTCCGCTCGACCCTGACCTTCACGGCCGGTCCGACCATTGGGGCGCAAGGCTCGGCCAATCTCTCGCGCGTCGGTACTGGCCGCGACCTTGCCCTGGCGCTCGATGCCCGCATCGAGGGGCTGATGCCGGCGCCGGCCGCACCGATCTTTGCCGGCTCGACCCGTCTCGACGGCACGGTCGGCTTCGTCGATGACGGTGCCGTCGACCTGCGCAACATCGCCCTTGTCTCGGCGCTGGCGCGCCTCGATGTCGCCGGCCGCTACGGGGCCGACAAGAACCTCGATATTCGCGTCACGGCTGCAGCCGTGCCCAATGCCAATGGCCGCACCGTTGCCGCCGGCAGCGAGATCGGCAAACTGGCTCTGGATGCCACCGTCAACGGCCCGGTGAACGGGCCGCGCGTCGTCGCCTCGCTCGACGCGCAGGATTTGCGCCTGCCGGCCGGTCGCCTTGGCAAGCTCGTGGCGAAGTTCACCGCGACGCCGAACGGATCGATCGGCAATGCCGACACGCGCATCGCGCTTGTCTCGGACGGCGAGGCGACGGGCGTGGCCCTGGCCGATCCCAAGATCGCCCGCGTCGTCGGCGAGCGCATCATCTTCACGCTGCGCGGGACAGGGCGGGGCGAGGGGAGTGTCGATTTCGAGACGTTGCGGCTCGCGATGTCCGGTGTGGAACTCGACTACAAGGGGCAGCTCGGCAAGGCGCGTATCCTGGGGCAGGCGCGCGCGGTCCTGCCCGATCTCTCGCGCCTCAGCGGCCTTGCCGGCCGCAAGCTTTCAGGCAAGGCGCAACTCGGCGCCGATCTCGATGCGGTGCCGCGCCAGAACATCTATTCTGCGAGCCTCGATGGCCGCGGCGAGCAGATCGGGACCGGGGAGCCGGCGCTCGACCGCCTGCTCGCCGGCAACCTGACGCTTGCCGGGCGGGTCGGGACGCTGGCCGATGGCGGCGTGAATGTCAGTGGCCTGCGTCTCGCCGGGCAACATGTCGCCTTCACCGCCGATGGCGGCATCGGCCGCGAGCGCTCGGATCTGCGGGCCGCCATCTCGCTGCCTGACCTGAAACGGGCCGATCCACGCCTCTCCGGCAAGGGCGAGGTCACGGCACAGCTTACCGGACCGCAGAACAAGCTCGACGCCTCGGCACGGATCGCGGTGACCAATGCGAGTGCGCTCGGTCGCCCGATTCCGCGGCTGTCGATCGATGCCGCGATCCGTGACCTGCAGGGCGCGCTCGAGACGCGGGCGACGCTCGCCGGGGAGATCGAGGGCAAGCCCGCGACCGGCACACTGCAATTCGCACGCCTGCCCGACGATGCCTGGGACCTCTCGAAGCTCGATCTCGCCATCGGCTCGGTGAAGCTGACCGGCGCGGTTACGCTCGACCAGGCCAGGCGGGCCGCCGGCCGGCTGACGCTCGCCGCTCGCAATCTCGACGATCTCTCGGCCCTGGCCCTCACCAGGCTCGGCGGACAGCTTGATGCGGACCTCACGCTCGCTCTTGTCGAGGGGCGGCAGAACCTGGACCTGAAAGCCAAGGGCACGCGCATCAATGCCGCCGGGGTCTCGCTCGACAAGCTCGATGCCAGCGTCGGAGCCACGGATCTCCATGGCCGCCCGGCGATCGACGCCGCGATCGCCATCGATCGCGCGGTTATCTCCGGCGAGGCGATCAACGCGATCCGCTTCGATTCGAAGGGCGGGCGGGATGCGAGCGCCTTCACCCTCAGCGCCAATGCCCGGGGCTTCACGCTCAATGGCGCTGGCCAGCTTGTTCCCGGCGATCCGCTGCGGCTCGACATCGCTTCCTTCGATGCCCGGCGCGAGGGCAAGCGCATCACTCTCGCCAACCCCGCTTCGCTGAGTTTCCCCACTGGCGGTGTCGAGATCTCGAAGCTCGTGCTCGCCATCGATGCCGGCCGGCTCAGTCTTGATGGCCGGGCGGGCGAGACGCTCGATCTGCGCGTGAATGCGAAGGACATCCCGCTTTCGGCGGTCAAGCTGGTAGCCCCGAAGCTCGATCTGTCCGGCACCTTGAACGCCGAGGCCCAGATTTCCGGCAAGCCGGATGATCTCGCCGGTCCCTGGCAGATCCGGATCGCGCGGCTGGTCACACCCGAAACCCGGAGTGCCGGCCTGCCTCCGGTCGAGATCAGCGGCAACGGTCAATTCTCTGGCCGGCAGACCAGCGTCGAAGCGACGCTGACGGCCGGACGCGGCGCCAATCTCGCGGTTCGTGGCACGGCGCCCCTGAGCGCAAGCGGTGCGCTTGCTCTTTCTGTTCAGGGCAAGCTCGACGCTGCTCTCGCCAATGCACTGCTCGCGGCGCAGGGGCAGCGGCTGACCGGCGCAGTGACGCTCGACCTGCGGGCCGGCGGCACGGCGGCCGCGCCCGAACTGCATGGCATTGCGACCCTCGCCAATGGCAGCTTCACCGACGCTCTCCAGGGCGTGCGGTTGACCGGGATCGAAGCGCGCATTGCTGCCAATGGCGACAATCTGCGGATTGAGCGCGCGGTTGCCCGCGCGGCCAATGGCGGCACGTTGTCGGCGTCGGGCCAGGTCCGCGTCGACCCCGCCGCCGGTTTCCCGGGCGAGATCAGAATCGAGGGACGCCGTGCCCAGCTTGTCTCGAACGGAATCGTGACATCGGTCGCCGACCTCAATCTCGCGATTGCCGGTCCCCTGGCGCAGCGCCCGCGCGTCGATGGGCGTGTCGATATCATCTCGCTCGATGTCGCGGTGCCGGACCGGTTGCCGGCCTCATTGCGTCCCGTCGACGGAATTCGTCACGTCAATGCGAAGGGCGCTGCGGCTGTGCGGCTTGCCGCGCAACGCAAGGCGGTGCGCAACGCCGGCCGGGGCGGGCGGGCGGCGCCTGCCTTCGATGCCGCACTCGCCGTGACCATCTCTGCGCCGAACCGCGTCTTCATCCGTGGACGCGGGATCGACGCCGAGCTTGGTGGCGAGCTGCGCGTCGGCGGCACGCTCTCTGCCCCCGTGCTCGATGGCGGCTTCGATCTGCGGCGCGGCCGCTTGTCGGTCGCGAGCCAGCGGCTCGATTTCAGTCGCGGCCGACTGACTTTCACGGGTGGGGTGATTCCGGAGCTCGATTTCGTTGCCGAGACCCGCGCCTCGGACGTGACCGCGCGAATCCTCGTCACAGGGCCAGCGGACCAGCCCGTCTTCGCCTTCACCTCCCAGCCCGAGCTGCCGCAGGACGAGGTGCTGTCGCGTCTGCTCTTTGCCCGTGCCTCCGGCTCGCTCTCGCCGTTCCAGGCCCTGCAACTGGCGCAGACGGCCGCTCAATTCGCGGGGACCGGCGGCGACGATGCCTTCGAGAAGCTGCGCAAGTCGCTCGGCGTCGACAATCTCGATATCCAGATGGGTGCCGGCGGCCCCACCGTCGGTGTCTCCCGCTATATCGGCGACAATGTCTCGATCGGAATCAAGGCCGGCGCCAAGCCCGAGGATAGCGGCATCTCGATCGGCATCGATGTAACGAAGCGGCTTCGCATCCAGGCCGAGTCCGGTGCAGATGGCAGCGCCGCCGTCGGCGTCGGCGCCGAGTGGGAATACTGA